TGAGAACATGAACTTGGAAACTGCGGGCTTTCAAGTGAAACCCGGAGCCACGGTGAGCGTCTATCCCGTGACAAAGGCAGAGAACCAGCGCTGGGCCTTTGAGTATGCCAGCGACGGATACTACAAGATTCGCAACTACCAGTCGGGACTCTATCTTGAGGTGGCTGGTGGAAGTTCGGCCAACAACGCCACCGTGCGCCTGTGCGCCGAGGCTACCGACGATCACCAACTGTGGAAACTCCTACCCATCGATGCGCCCTGCGAACAAGAAGCTCCCACCGTTCCGTCGGGACTGAAAGCTAAGTCGGGTATAAGCACTATCGAACTCAGCTGGGAAGCCAACACCCAGGACAAGGACTTCAACGGGTATATGGTGCTCCGTGGTGAAAAGAACGCGGCTGGAACAATTGAATACGACGTCATAGGACGCCAAGTCATGGATACCTGTTTCATCGACAACGACTGTCGCCAGAACACCATCTACTACTATGCCCTGCAAAGTGTGGACTATTCCCAGAACCGCTCCGACAAATCGGAACCCGTGGAGGCGGCCCTGAGTGGACAGCGTGGACTGGTGGCGAAGTATGATGGCAGCTCGGCGAATGATATTCGCATCCCACCCTCTGCTGTATGTCTGGCACAAGCCACCATCGCTGCATGGGTGTATAATCCAGGCTACTTGGCCGAGAACTGCCGCCTCTTTGACTTCGCTGCTAACGACACAAGCCAAGCCGTCCTTTCCCTGAACCAAGGGGGAAACCTCGTGCTGACGCTACAAGACGGCGAGCGTATGCAGACCATCAGTGGCGGAAAGCTGCCCGGAGGCTGGCATCATGTAGCCGTGACCATCGGCGAGAGCATGACAAAGGTCTATCTCGATGGTGAGCCGAGTGGAACTGGCGCGGCGTCCTCTGTGAGACTCGCAGACATCCGGCCCGTGTGCAACTACATCGGTCGTGGACAAGACGCGAGCGTGCCGTCTATGGATGGACGAATTGACGACCTGCGCATCTACAACTATGCGCTGAGTCCCGCAGAACTCCAGTCCGTGATGGACGAGACATCTTCACACGGCGATGAGAATGCATGGTCCAAGCCTGTACTGCCATCCAAGTCCTTAGCGGAAATCAGCGCCACAGAAGTCCTCTACCTCTACAACGTGGATGCCGACGCCTTCGTCACTTATGGAATGAGCTGGAACACCCAATCGGTGGCACAGCGTCTGGCAAAAGGCGACCGCAGCTTGGACAACCGATTCCGAGTCAAAGTCACGAAATTGGCTGGAGGCAAAGTCAGACTCTCGATGGCGGACAAGTCCAACGTGTACATTGGATGTCTCCCGGATGCCTGTAACGTGTGGAGCGACCGTTCGGCTGAGGAAGCCACTTTCACGTGCCAAGAGGCATCCACAGCCGCTGGTAGCACGTATGCCTTGATATCAGATGCACAAAAGGACTACCTCGACGTGTCCTATGCCTATGGTGGTCCCCTGACCACACGCCACGGACGCGGTTTCACGCACTGGGCTTTTATTGCGCCGAAAGAGATTTCCTCCCAGTCATACGCTAAATACAAGGAAAGGCAGAAGCTTTTTGCCCTCCACCAAGCCATTGCTGACTCAAGAAAAGAAGATGTTTATGCCGCAGACATCCAGGCTGCGGCCCAAGTTTACCTGAATGCCGATGCAACGGTGGCAGAACTGCGTGCGGCCACTCGCAAACTGATTGTGGCCGTAGCGGAAGGTCTCACTAGCAGCATAGACGTTTCAGACCTGTTCGACAACGCTGACATGCTTGGAAATGCGACAACGACCGACTGGACAACCGCTTCAACTACCATTAAGGACGGCAACATCGAGATTTTCCACAAGCCGTTCACCCTCACACAAACGCAAACTGACCTACCGCTGGGCATCTACGACATTGTTTTACACGCATTCTATCGTAACGACAATACAGACAAGGCGCCTGTTGTGGCTGCCAAGGCCACGAACACCGTGACGGGAATGGTGGTTGAGAGGCAGACGGTGGCAGACAACGAAGTGATGATGACAGCCGCCGAGACGACTGCCGGTGCGGCACAGACGTTAACCAGCGACTTGGCACAGACAGAACTGAAAGACGTGATCGTGGATAATCACCAAATGACTCTGTCCGCAACAATCTCCAGCAGCACACAATGGGTCAATTTTCAAGGCTTCGAAATCAAATTCCGCCATCCGTTTGTCACTGTGGAGATTCCACAGTCGGGCTACACCACGTTCTACTATAGCGACCAGAGCTTCCTGCTGCCCGAAGGCATGGAGGCCTACACATTCCGCGAGACGAGCGAAGGCTTTGACGTCAGCCAACACTACACGACAGCTGGTACCGTACTGCCCGCAGGACAAGCCGTTGTACTTGGTGCTCAACCAGGGAGATATACCATGCTACCTACTACGAAGAAGAAAAGCCTGGACTCAAGAAACCAGCTCCGAGGCTCCGACGAGGACCAACTGACCCACGGCGGCACATTCTACTACACTTTATGTGAGAACGAAAACTACCAGATGGAATGGAACTGGACTGCAACAGATGGAGCTGTCTTCAAGAATCCGGCACACAAGGCCTACCTCATCTCAACACGCTCCACTAAGCAGTCATCTATCCTTGCAGAGCTGCCATCTGCCGTGCAGGCTATACAGGCTGTGCAGACAGACAGCTGCTCCAACTCCAAGGCAATCTACAATTTGGCTGGCCAGCAAATAAAATCCCAATCCTCGACAACCTTATATGGGCTTCCGCGCGGCATTTACATCGTGGATGGCAAGAAAGTAGTAGTACGCTGACCCTTTTTATTATGTAGTCTGTTTTTCGGCTCTTACCTTATATATTTATAGGATTGAACCTTTTTTTGTATCTTTGCAGTCGTTTTAATTCTTGGTTACTATGGGTGGTCTTGCATATCTATTCATTTCGATTTTCGAAAATCAAGACAAATAAAAATCGCAAACTAGAACGGAGAAGCTAACAAAATTCGCCTAAATTGTAATAAAAAGCCCGTTATACATCAACTGAATGAATCCTATATCGCAATTCTTTAACTCTTATACTGCAACTGAACGGCAATTGCAGTACAACTGAATGGCAGTTGCAGTATAGTTTTCATTCAGTTGCGGTATAACTACCGTTCTATTGTAGCCAGTTTTCGGGGCGTATTAAGGAAAAGTGGATGCCTTTTTGGAGTTTTAAATTGTACTTTGTTGATTTTCAGTAGGTTGTGAAAAATTCGCAACATGCTCATAATTCGCGTGTAGAAGTCCGAAGGAGGAGTTGGTGAATTCCGTGCGATTCTCGCGCGCTTTAGTGTAATAAATATACATTCTTTGAGTGCATATATATTCTTTTTATGGTGAAAATAGGTTAAACATTTTGAATGTATTACTATTTTTATTATATTTGTGCGTCAAAATAATTATTACATTACAAACTACATATTTTATTTCACGAAGAGCAAATTATTAACTATAATTTATATATATCATGAACAAAAAAACTTTACTTAATTTCTGGGTTCTACTACTGTGTATGGTAGTAGGAGGAGCAAGTACTGCGTGGGCACAGAGTGATTTTTCTGCCCTCTACACAAGTAATGTTACGCTTCCTTCAAGTGGTACTGGAACCGTTTCTTCTTGCATAGTTAATGTTAATACTACGCAATATAATGGTACCAAATTGGGAAAGAATGGTGCAGGCGCTTCTGCAACATTTCAGGCTCCTGCTGGTACGAAATATATTCATTTACATGTCGCTGCTTGGAATGGGCAAAGTACTGGATTCACTTATAAAGTAGGAGATGGTACAGCGCAATCGATATCTGGCATTACCTCTAACTCAGGTATTAAAGGTAATCCTCCTTTCACTTTCGATGGTGACGCAAGTAGTTCGAATTATTACAAGGTCATAACTTTAGATAATCCTTTAGCAAGTGATACAGATATTACTTTTTCAAGTACGTCTGAACGAGCTGTTTTTTGGGGAGTAAATACTGAATCTGTAGCAACTCCTTCATACGTTATTACTGCTCAATCCAATAACAATTCTTATGGAACAGTTGCTCTTGAAGGTAGCTTTATTACCGCTACTCCTGCAGATGGCTATCGCGTAAGCACCTCTGAGCCTTATACCGTTTCTCCAGCTAATTCAGCAACCGTTTCTCAAAGTGGAAATGTGTTTACTGTAACTCCTTCTGAAAATACAACGGTGACCATCAATTTTGAGGCTATACCTACTCATACTGTTACCTTCTCAGTTAATGGAGATGTTAGCCGAAAAGTTAGTGTAGCTGAAGGTGGAGCAATTGTATTCCCTACTGCTAAAGATACACCAGCTGATGAAACTGAGTTTAATAAGACCATCAGCGGAAAAACTTTTGTGGGTTGGTACACAGACGAGTATTCAGATGCATCTGTTGCACCTTCTTATGTTAACACGTCAACTGCTACTATGAGCACAAGTGATATTACTTATTATGCTGTATATGCAGATGTGGAAGAAGAAGAGTCGGATGATGTCGCACATGCTAAATTGGACCAAACTTTGCAGTATGATACTTGGACCTATAGTGGTTCTACAACGGACAAATCGGGCTATCGCTTATTCCATACAGACAGCTACATTGAGTCTGAAGCTTTTGACTTAAGCACCTTAAAGAAGGTTATTATTTATGCTGGTACTTACGGTGGTCCCTCATATAATAGTTTGACAATCGGTGATGGCACAAATACATGGAAAGATGTTACTGTATCTGGGTCAAGCCAAACAGGAGTCAATGAATTTGTTGATGGAACGGCTTTGTCTGGTACTAAAGCTCTACGTATTACAAGTAACTCAGGAACTGATAGTGGAAATGGAACTGGCGTTCGTATCTCTAAGGTTGAAATTTTTGTCAAAGGCAGTATAAGGACTGAAAGTGACTATACCACTTCTGTGCGTATGGATGCTGGTATTTCATTTGCTGACGCAGAAGTAAACGTTAAGTTGACAAGTGGATATGCTGGTCAGGAACTGACAAATCCTAATGCGGTAACTGTTGCCTATAGCTCTTCTGATGAGACGGTGGCTACTGTTAATAGCTCAACAGGCGCTTTAAGTATGCTGAAAGCCGGAACAACAACTATCACAGCTTCTTTCGCAGGTGATGCCAATTATTTGCCAGCCGAAGTAAGTTATGAGTTGATTGTTACTGAAAAGAATCCTCATGATCTGGCTTATGCAGTAACAGAAATTGAAAAGTTGACAACTGATGCAGTATTTACAAATGCTTTGACCAACGAACATTCACTTGCAGTGACTTATACATCAAGTGTTACGAGCGTGGCAACCGTTAATGCCACAACAGGCGAAGTAACTGTTACAGGTGCAGGTACTACAGTTATTACGGCAACTTTTGCGGGCGATAAGTCATACGAGGAAGGTGAGGCCAGTTATACACTGACCGTTAGCAAGGATGTTCCTACATTGAGCTTCGCTTCCGAGAACGCTATTGGACGTGAAGGTGAAGCTTTTGAAGGAAATGAGCTGACCAACCCTGCAGGCTTGACAGTAAGCTACGAATCAAGCGATGAGACGGTCGCTACTGTTGACGAGAATACTGGCGCAGTTACTATCGTAGCAGCCGGTACTACTACAATTACTGCTACTTTTGCTGGAAATGATACTTATGTTCCTGGTGAAACAAGCTACACTTTAAAGGTGCTTGCAACTCCTACAATTACTGTAGCTGATGACGCCATTGAATTTGGTGAAATCTTTAACATTGATGATTCTTCCATCACCGGTGGTCCAATCACTGTGACTTCTGATAATGCAAATATTGTAGCCATCGATGGTCTTGTGATTACTCCAATTGCATGTGGTAGCGTTGAGATTACTGTTAGTACCGCCGAGGATGAAACCTATAAGGCCGGAAGCGAAACGTTTACACTGACGGTGACTGCCCCAGAGGGTAAGACTGCTGCACCAAGTGGTGATGTTGTGTTGTTTGGTGAGTCGTTTGGTAATAATACCGGTAGTGCACGAGATTGGAATGATTCTTATAGCGTGAAAAGTGGAGTACTGGCTGTGTATTCTGGAATTACAGGCTATACTGTTTCAAATGCAAAACAGGGCAAAAATTCAACTGGTAGTACACAGTCTGGTTTGAATCAAAGCACATCTGGTTCAGACGCGTCTATTATTCTTGGTCCGCTAAATGTTGAAGGTTATAGTGATATGACATTAAGCTATCAATGGAAAGCTGCCTCTGTTAAAGGAACATATACAACTTCTGCTTACTATGCGACGAGTTCTGAAGGTGAATTTACTGAGATGGAAGGTTCGGGAGATGGTGCAACAACTTTCGTAGAACGTTCATATACTATTCCTGAAGCAGCACAAGTGTCTTCACTTTATCTTAAGATAGTATGGAATACTTCCAATACACAAGGCATAATTGATGAAGTACGATTGACTATTCCTGAGAAATCTTCTGCCACTGTTACTCTGAACAAGAATGGTCTTGCTACCTATTGCTCTCAGTATCCTATGGACTTCTCTTCTGCTCAGGGCTATACTGCATGGCGTGTAACTGGTGTTTCTAATGAAGGAGTGGTTTCTCTTGAGAAGATTACTGAGGCTATTAAGGGCGGTCAGGGCGTTCTGCTATACAACAAGAATGCCGATGGCGTGAACACCAGCGAGGTTACTGTCAACTTTGCTGATGGTGCCACTGAGTATAGTGATGCACAAAATAAATTCTTCGGCACCACCGCTCCTACCTATGTTGATAATGAAGAATACCTTGGTCTTAGCGGCAACAAGTTTGTAAAGGTGAATGCCGGAACTATTCCTGCTGGAAAGGCTCTGCTGCCTGTAAGTGTTCTTCCTGCTGGTGCACGTCAGCTGACCTTCCAGTTCGAGGATGATGGACAGACTACTGGAATCAGTGATCAGATCACTGTGAATGGTGAAAAGTCAGTCTATGACCTGCAGGGTCGTAAGGTGGAAAAGACCACAAAGGGACTCTACATCGTAAACGGCCGCAAAGTGGTGGTTAAATAAGTGAGTGAAATTGTTCTAATTCGTATTCAAAATCTGACAAGATATGAAAAAGATATATGAAATACCTGAATTGGCAGTGGTAAAGCTAGAATTGGTAAATATTGTTGCCGCTTCTAATCCTGAGATTATTGTTGACACTACTGAAGATGTTAATGCCGAAGTAGTAGAGTCTCGTAGAAATAATATTTGGGATGATGAAGAAGACTGGTAACTAAGAGGCTGAATCCGGATCGTTTAAAGTCTGCAAGCACATCGCTTGCAGACTTTAAACGACCCGTTTGCAGGCTGCAAACATAATGATATAAAGAAGAAAGCCGGAACGCACTTGCGTTCCGGCTTTCTTTCGCTTATCTTGAGCCTCTTGTCGGATTCGAACCAACGACCCCGAGATTACAAATCACGTGCTCTGGCCAACTGAGCTAAAGAGGCGGGTGGGCAAGCGGTCTGTATCGCGCCGCTACAACCAAGTACCTTTGCTACGTTCCCGTCCTGGAGGATTCCGAGGGAGCTGGCCGTACAGGACTTGCCCATGTTTCGCGTTAAGCGGGTGCAAAGGTAATAAAAAGTTAGGAGTTTGTAATTAGACGTTAGAAGATATTTCTTATTGTTTAACATTTTTTAGAGTGATACCTCTAAAACCTTCCGTTAATTGTATATAATAATATGTTATATTCTGAATTTTTTCGTACTTTTGCAGCAGATTTCTATTAAGGAAGAATATGATAACCCCTGAAGAAACAATACAACTGCGCGCTTTTGTACGTTATGACGGTCTTCTTTTGGCCATTCTTTGGACCGTGAGCTTTGCTTGCTACATCATCGGACTAAGCAATCCTGCGGTGTCGATGCTGGCTGTAGGTCTCGTCCTGTCGTCGCCCTTTTTTGTGGCTCAGCGCCTGAAAGTGTTTCGTGACTATGGTCGTGGGGGCGTCATCTCGTTCCTTCGTGGATGGGCCTATGTGGCACTAACCTTTTTTCATGCCTCCTTGTTGTTGGCTGTAGTGTACTATGTGTATTTCGCCTTTCTTGACCACGGCTATTTCCTGCAGTCCATCCACCAGTTGTTGAACAGTCCTGAAAACCAGCAAGTGCTGAGCCAGTATGCCACAGTAGAGGAGTTCAACCAGATGTTGAACGACATGCAGAGCGTTCGTCCTATCGACTTGGCGCTGAGCATGCTGCAGGCCAACACCATAGTGGGCATTCTGCTGGGTATGCCCATCGCTGCATTATTGAAGAAGAAAGTTTGAAAAACAATGGATATATCAGTAATTATACCTCTTTATAACGAGGAAGAGTCAATAGGCGAGCTGTTTGCCTGGATAGAGCGCGTGATGGATGAACATCACTATACGTATGAAGTGATTTTTGTGAGTGATGGCTCTACTGACCGTTCATGGCAGATTATCACCGAACTGAAACAGCGTTCGCAGCATGTTCACGGTATTAAGTTCCGTCGCAACTATGGTAAGAGTCCTGCCCTGTACTGTGGCTTTGCCAAGGCCGAGGGCGATGTGGTCATTACCATGGATGCAGACCTTCAGGACTCGCCCGACGAGATTCCCGAACTGTACCGCATGATTAAGGAAGAGGGATTAGACCTGGTGTCGGGCTATAAACAGAAACGCTACGACCCGCTGTCGAAAACACTGCCCACAAAACTGTTCAATGCCACCGCCCGTAAGGTGAGCGGCATCAAGAATCTGCACGATTTCAACTGCGGACTGAAGGCCTATCGCCGTGATGTGGTGAAGAATATTGAGGTCTATGGTGAGATGCATCGCTATATTCCTTATCTGGCCAAGCAGGCCGGTTTTTCAAAAATAGGCGAGAAAGTGGTGCAGCATCAGGCTCGTAAATATGGCGAATCGAAGTTCATGGGATGGAACCGTTTTGTCAATGGCTATCTTGATTTGATTACACTCTGGTTTCTCAGCACCTTTGGCAAAAAGCCCATGCACGTGTTTGGCTTCCTGGGAACGGTGATGTTCTTCATCGGATTCCTGGCTGCTTTCTTCATCGGTGCCGACAAACTGTGGTGCCTGGCCAATGGCATTCCTCAGCGACTGGTCACTGACTCGCCCTATTTCTATCTGGCCCTGACCATGATGATTATCGGAACGCAACTGTTCCTTACCGGATTCGTGGCCGATTTGGTGAGCCGTTCTTCGACCAATCGTAATGACTATCAGATAGAAACCACTATATGATGAGTCAGAAGAAAGGTATAGCCAAGAGGGTAGTAGGGGCAATCGGCATGTTGCTCCTGGTGCTGCATGTGGTGATGGGTATTGCTTCGTGCTCGTCAATAGAGTGCCCGGTGCAGAATAAAGTGGAACTGGTGTGCCAACTGGCCGACACCTTGCACGACACACTCTCTGTGACCAGCCAGCGCAGAAATGGTACAGACACTCTTTTGCTGAACAGGGGAGTGAACCTTACTTCGATGAAACTGCCTCTGAGCTATCAGAATCCTGTGGATACACTGGTACTGAAAACCGTAAGGATGGCTGTGACCGATACCGTGTGGGTGGAGAAAGAAGACATCCCGCACTTCGAATCGGTTGACTGTGGCCTGTCCTATTTCCATAAGATAAAGTCAGTGAGAAGTACCCATTTAGGTATTGACACTGTGATCATCAATAAAGTCCTTGTAGATTATGACCCTTCAACAGCCCATTTACAATTCCATTTCAAGGCTCGTCCTTAGTCTGCTGCTCCTGCTGGTCTGCAGTGTTGAGGCTGGGGCACAGCGCTTCTTGAAACTGGAACAGGACACCATTCCTCTGTTCCGGGGCTTTGCCGTGTCGTTCGATCTGGCTGGTGCCGCCCAGATGCAGCTATCTGACTACGGACAGTATGAGGGTGCACTCCGGCTAAACCTGCACGATCAGTATTTCCCTATTGTGGAAATGGGTATCGGCAGGGCTAATCATGGCGAGGATGTTGTGACCAAACTGAGCTACAAGACCACTGCGCCTTATTTCCGTATTGGTGCCGATGTGAACATCATGAACAAGAAGCATACAGGCAACCGTGTGTTTGCAGGACTGCGCTATGCCTTCACCAGCTATAAGGTGGATGTGAACCACCCTGGTCTGCAGGATCCTGTTTGGGGATGGGATGCTACATTCGGTATGAGCGATGTTCAGTGTAGTATGCACTGGGCTGAAGTGGTGTTTGGCCTTGATGCTAAAGTGTATGGTCCGCTGCACCTGGGATGGAGCGGACGTTACCGCATGCGCATCAGTCACAACGATGGCGATTTAGGCAAAACCTGGTATGTGCCGGGCTTTGGCATACAAGACAGCTCGGCACTGGGCTATACATTCTACGTGTCGGTAGATATCTAATTAAGAACTAATCACTGAAAATATTCAATCATGATAGGAAGTGACGGATTACCAGGCTTGAACGATAAGCGTCGTAAACAACTGTGGTGGCAGGTGCCCTTCCTGCTGTTTTTGGTGGCAGGTACAGTCTTTGTGGCACGAATGCAGCGTGATATTCCCTATCAGACAGAGCACGGCTTTGTGTTTGGCACCGTCTATAACATCAGTTATCAGAGCAATGAGAGCCTGAAAACCGAGATAGAAAAAGTACTCAGTGAGGTGGATGGCGAGTTCTCCATGTTCAACGAGAAATCGACAGTGAGCCGTATTAACCGTGGTGAGGAACCCGAGCTGAGCGAAATGTTTCAGGAGGTATATAAGAAAGCGGTGGCTGTAAATGCCGATACAAAGGGGGCTTTCGATGTTACGGTGGCTCCTCTGGTGAATGCCTGGGGCTTCGGGTTCAAAGGAAAGAAAACGGGGGCGGAGGCTGATTCAACTTCCAGTCTGCCCACTGCCCAACAAGTAGATAGTCTGCTGAAGATTGTTGGCATGGATATGCTGACTTATGATGCTGAACACAATCTGATTCATAAGAAAGACCGTCGCACCATGCTCGACTTCAGTGCCATTGCAAAAGGCTATGGTTCCGATTGTGTGGCCAGATTGCTGAGACGACACAACGTGAAGAACTTCATGGTAGAGATAGGTGGCGAGGTGGTGACACAGGGTATCAGTCCGAAACGATTGCCGTGGCGCATCGGAGTGACCAAACCAACGGAAGATAGTCTGCAGACCTCACAGGAGTTGCAAACAGTGCTGAATGTTACTGATCGAGCCATGGCTACCAGTGGCAACTATCGCAATTTCTACTATCAGGGTGGTCGCCGCTATGCTCATACCATCGATCCGATGAACGGCTATCCCGTTCAGCATAATATCCTTTCGGCCACGGTCATTGCTGCCGATTGTGCAACAGCCGATGCCTATGCCACCTCATTCATGGTGATGGGACTGGACCGCGTGAAGGCTTTGCTGGCCCAGCATCCCGAACTGATGGCCTATATTATTTATGATGGTGATGACGGGCAGTTTGCTGTATGGTACTCGCCTTCGTTGAAGGATAAAATCAATGAGTGAACGTCTTATTCTTCCCACTGACTCAAAAATAGGATTGACCCCTTTCTATGAGCAACTGTTGCAGTTTTCTCTGTTTCAAGGATTGAGCAGAACAGAGTTGCAGCAGATGGTTGGTAATACACGTTTCGGATTCCAGAAGCTGCCTGCCGGTCGTCAGATTGTAAGGGAGGGTGATACTTGTACGCAACTCTATTTTCTGGTGAAAGGTACACTTGAGGTTGAAACAGTAGGAGATGATCATACCTATAGGATGATAGAACAGTTGCAAGCCCCCTTGCAGTTGCAGCCAGAAGCACTGTTCGGTATGTCCCCAAGATATTCACACACGTTTCGCACTCGTACCGACTGTCAGTTTATCGTTCTGTCTAAGGATGAGGTGCTCAGGTTGTTTGACGAGATATTCATCTTCCGACTCAATTATATCAACATCTTGGCCGCACAAAGTCAGCAGCAGGGACACAGGGCATGGCGGCGTGCACCGCAAACGCTCGATGAGCGTGTGGCGCGTTTCTTCATAGACCATTGTATGTATCCCGCTGGCCATAAGGAGTTGCATATCTTGATGCGACAGTTGGCCATTGAGGTGGGTGACAGCCGACTGGATGTGAGTCGGGTGCTGAACAGTTTGGAACAGCGTGGACTGTTGGAACTGCATCGCGGATTGATCGTTATTCCCTCGCTGGAACAATTGTTTATGTAGCCTTCTTCTTTTTTTCCATTTTTTC
The sequence above is a segment of the Prevotella sp. E9-3 genome. Coding sequences within it:
- a CDS encoding RICIN domain-containing protein, with amino-acid sequence MTYNKSPLFMILFLLCCRMSAQQSCCSNIVKVPFSVSDTGKPTPIKWGMDTAWDDEGNVLRGINFIGADRLTYGRVSFQVMDPVNADGTLSARQQRFLRSRLQHIALSKPAGILLNSDPVDINVDIFTHHPEQWYKVIKATVKYVQDYGLNVVSIAPFNEPDVTASNQGTKDDFKAVAKLLKEDPELAGIRICAGNTCNNDGAMEWYQHMKPYVDEGNTHQLAGDFDHYADFYTTVKADGKVATNDELHNVMEGIVGAQYGLENGIWWGTVGPTRGDFCLATSTGGMRLGYAENRAAWTGAAVYRMPDGRIKAFAGTSERQASPCTYELVSTDKAVYFDGYGPAYTYPVFLPGGYRYGDKYQQSAERSIQICQGEDVPLCPLTCSNYIIVNKKSQKVLTILSGSTVNSAAVGQYEDKDYPYQQWTLEALKDNGGDLTGFYIHSLRNENMNLETAGFQVKPGATVSVYPVTKAENQRWAFEYASDGYYKIRNYQSGLYLEVAGGSSANNATVRLCAEATDDHQLWKLLPIDAPCEQEAPTVPSGLKAKSGISTIELSWEANTQDKDFNGYMVLRGEKNAAGTIEYDVIGRQVMDTCFIDNDCRQNTIYYYALQSVDYSQNRSDKSEPVEAALSGQRGLVAKYDGSSANDIRIPPSAVCLAQATIAAWVYNPGYLAENCRLFDFAANDTSQAVLSLNQGGNLVLTLQDGERMQTISGGKLPGGWHHVAVTIGESMTKVYLDGEPSGTGAASSVRLADIRPVCNYIGRGQDASVPSMDGRIDDLRIYNYALSPAELQSVMDETSSHGDENAWSKPVLPSKSLAEISATEVLYLYNVDADAFVTYGMSWNTQSVAQRLAKGDRSLDNRFRVKVTKLAGGKVRLSMADKSNVYIGCLPDACNVWSDRSAEEATFTCQEASTAAGSTYALISDAQKDYLDVSYAYGGPLTTRHGRGFTHWAFIAPKEISSQSYAKYKERQKLFALHQAIADSRKEDVYAADIQAAAQVYLNADATVAELRAATRKLIVAVAEGLTSSIDVSDLFDNADMLGNATTTDWTTASTTIKDGNIEIFHKPFTLTQTQTDLPLGIYDIVLHAFYRNDNTDKAPVVAAKATNTVTGMVVERQTVADNEVMMTAAETTAGAAQTLTSDLAQTELKDVIVDNHQMTLSATISSSTQWVNFQGFEIKFRHPFVTVEIPQSGYTTFYYSDQSFLLPEGMEAYTFRETSEGFDVSQHYTTAGTVLPAGQAVVLGAQPGRYTMLPTTKKKSLDSRNQLRGSDEDQLTHGGTFYYTLCENENYQMEWNWTATDGAVFKNPAHKAYLISTRSTKQSSILAELPSAVQAIQAVQTDSCSNSKAIYNLAGQQIKSQSSTTLYGLPRGIYIVDGKKVVVR
- a CDS encoding DUF4199 domain-containing protein, with translation MITPEETIQLRAFVRYDGLLLAILWTVSFACYIIGLSNPAVSMLAVGLVLSSPFFVAQRLKVFRDYGRGGVISFLRGWAYVALTFFHASLLLAVVYYVYFAFLDHGYFLQSIHQLLNSPENQQVLSQYATVEEFNQMLNDMQSVRPIDLALSMLQANTIVGILLGMPIAALLKKKV
- a CDS encoding glycosyltransferase family 2 protein — its product is MDISVIIPLYNEEESIGELFAWIERVMDEHHYTYEVIFVSDGSTDRSWQIITELKQRSQHVHGIKFRRNYGKSPALYCGFAKAEGDVVITMDADLQDSPDEIPELYRMIKEEGLDLVSGYKQKRYDPLSKTLPTKLFNATARKVSGIKNLHDFNCGLKAYRRDVVKNIEVYGEMHRYIPYLAKQAGFSKIGEKVVQHQARKYGESKFMGWNRFVNGYLDLITLWFLSTFGKKPMHVFGFLGTVMFFIGFLAAFFIGADKLWCLANGIPQRLVTDSPYFYLALTMMIIGTQLFLTGFVADLVSRSSTNRNDYQIETTI
- a CDS encoding InlB B-repeat-containing protein, translating into MVVGGASTAWAQSDFSALYTSNVTLPSSGTGTVSSCIVNVNTTQYNGTKLGKNGAGASATFQAPAGTKYIHLHVAAWNGQSTGFTYKVGDGTAQSISGITSNSGIKGNPPFTFDGDASSSNYYKVITLDNPLASDTDITFSSTSERAVFWGVNTESVATPSYVITAQSNNNSYGTVALEGSFITATPADGYRVSTSEPYTVSPANSATVSQSGNVFTVTPSENTTVTINFEAIPTHTVTFSVNGDVSRKVSVAEGGAIVFPTAKDTPADETEFNKTISGKTFVGWYTDEYSDASVAPSYVNTSTATMSTSDITYYAVYADVEEEESDDVAHAKLDQTLQYDTWTYSGSTTDKSGYRLFHTDSYIESEAFDLSTLKKVIIYAGTYGGPSYNSLTIGDGTNTWKDVTVSGSSQTGVNEFVDGTALSGTKALRITSNSGTDSGNGTGVRISKVEIFVKGSIRTESDYTTSVRMDAGISFADAEVNVKLTSGYAGQELTNPNAVTVAYSSSDETVATVNSSTGALSMLKAGTTTITASFAGDANYLPAEVSYELIVTEKNPHDLAYAVTEIEKLTTDAVFTNALTNEHSLAVTYTSSVTSVATVNATTGEVTVTGAGTTVITATFAGDKSYEEGEASYTLTVSKDVPTLSFASENAIGREGEAFEGNELTNPAGLTVSYESSDETVATVDENTGAVTIVAAGTTTITATFAGNDTYVPGETSYTLKVLATPTITVADDAIEFGEIFNIDDSSITGGPITVTSDNANIVAIDGLVITPIACGSVEITVSTAEDETYKAGSETFTLTVTAPEGKTAAPSGDVVLFGESFGNNTGSARDWNDSYSVKSGVLAVYSGITGYTVSNAKQGKNSTGSTQSGLNQSTSGSDASIILGPLNVEGYSDMTLSYQWKAASVKGTYTTSAYYATSSEGEFTEMEGSGDGATTFVERSYTIPEAAQVSSLYLKIVWNTSNTQGIIDEVRLTIPEKSSATVTLNKNGLATYCSQYPMDFSSAQGYTAWRVTGVSNEGVVSLEKITEAIKGGQGVLLYNKNADGVNTSEVTVNFADGATEYSDAQNKFFGTTAPTYVDNEEYLGLSGNKFVKVNAGTIPAGKALLPVSVLPAGARQLTFQFEDDGQTTGISDQITVNGEKSVYDLQGRKVEKTTKGLYIVNGRKVVVK
- a CDS encoding DUF6452 family protein; protein product: MMSQKKGIAKRVVGAIGMLLLVLHVVMGIASCSSIECPVQNKVELVCQLADTLHDTLSVTSQRRNGTDTLLLNRGVNLTSMKLPLSYQNPVDTLVLKTVRMAVTDTVWVEKEDIPHFESVDCGLSYFHKIKSVRSTHLGIDTVIINKVLVDYDPSTAHLQFHFKARP
- a CDS encoding DUF6048 family protein; translated protein: MTLQQPIYNSISRLVLSLLLLLVCSVEAGAQRFLKLEQDTIPLFRGFAVSFDLAGAAQMQLSDYGQYEGALRLNLHDQYFPIVEMGIGRANHGEDVVTKLSYKTTAPYFRIGADVNIMNKKHTGNRVFAGLRYAFTSYKVDVNHPGLQDPVWGWDATFGMSDVQCSMHWAEVVFGLDAKVYGPLHLGWSGRYRMRISHNDGDLGKTWYVPGFGIQDSSALGYTFYVSVDI